The proteins below come from a single Rosa rugosa chromosome 2, drRosRugo1.1, whole genome shotgun sequence genomic window:
- the LOC133734515 gene encoding protein RETICULATA-RELATED 4, chloroplastic-like, whose protein sequence is MAMAFCFTPSSSSSSSASKFNPHRPIPSLSASPVVHLRLSVSPPSLAHCGRQFRRVLFAAGGGDGGFGGGGYSGGGRGGDHGGEDNAGGKNKVEALMVLKESGRGLESLPKDLAAAIQDGRIPGAVVDKYFELEKNGFFSWLLQFAGFRERLLADDLFLFKVFMECGVGLFTKTAAEYQKRQENFFNELEVVFADVVMAIIADFMLVYLPAPTVSLRPPVALSAGAITKFFHGCPDNAFQIAISGTSYSLFQRIGAVVRNGSKLFVVGTASSLVGTSVTNALINAKKAVGSSAEAEAENVPIVSTSLAYGVYMAVSSNLRYQVLAGVIEQRMLEPLLHQHKLMLSAVCFAVRTGNTFLGSLLWVDYARLIGIQKAH, encoded by the exons ATGGCAATGGCCTTCTGCTTCACtccctcctcttcctcttcctcctccgcctCCAAGTTCAATCCGCACCGTCCGATTCCGTCTCTCTCAGCCTCTCCCGTCGTGCACCTCCGCCTCAGCGTGTCCCCGCCCTCTCTGGCGCACTGCGGCCGCCAGTTCCGGCGGGTGCTGTTCGCCGCCGGGGGCGGAGACGGCGGATTTGGCGGCGGAGGATACTCCGGAGGCGGTAGAGGCGGGGATCACGGCGGCGAGGACAATGCCGGCGGGAAAAACAAGGTGGAGGCCCTGATGGTGCTGAAGGAGTCCGGCCGGGGGTTGGAGAGCCTGCCGAAGGACTTGGCGGCGGCGATCCAGGACGGGCGGATCCCCGGCGCGGTTGTGGATAAGTATTTTGAGCTGGAGAAGAACGGCTTCTTTTCGTGGCTGTTGCAGTTTGCTGGGTTTAGGGAGCGTTTGTTGGCTGATGATCTTTTCTTGTTCAAGGTCTTCATGGAGTGTGGTGTTGGTCTTTTCACCAAG ACTGCTGCAGAGTACCAGAAACGCCAAGAAAACTTTTTCAATGAGCTTGAAGTTGTGTTTGCAGATGTG GTAATGGCCATAATTGCAGATTTCATGCTTGTATATCTTCCTGCCCCAACTGTTTCTCTTCGACCACCAGTTGCACTCAGCGCAGGGGCAATCACCAAGTTTTTCCATGGTTGCCCTGATAATGCATTCCAG ATCGCTATCTCAGGAACATCATACTCCTTATTTCAGAGGATTGGTGCAGTAGTG AGAAATGGGAGCAAGCTCTTTGTTGTTGGTACTGCTTCATCACTG GTTGGCACAAGTGTTACAAATGCCTTGATCAATGCAAAGAAGGCTGTTGGTAGCTCCGCAGAGGCTGAAGCTGAGAATGTACCTATAGTATCCACTAGCCTTGCATACGGTGTCTATATGGCAGTTTCTAGCAATCTCAG GTACCAAGTATTGGCTGGTGTTATTGAACAAAGGATGTTGGAGCCACTACTACATCAACACAAGCTAATGCTAAGCGCAGTATGCTTTGCCGTTCGAACTGGCAACACATTCTTGGGTTCATTATT GTGGGTGGACTATGCTCGTTTAATCGGGATTCAGAAGGCCCATTAG